A segment of the Blastocatellia bacterium genome:
GTGTCTTCACGGGGATGGGCGGTGCAAGGGGAAGAAGCGATGACAGCCGTTAGTGAGCGATGAGGGGCGTGGCCTCCGAAGGCACTAATAGCGTGCGCGGAACGCCATGCCTGCTGGCTGCGCTCACCTTGCTTCTTTCCTGTCTGACCGGAGGATGTGCTGGGTGGTGGGCGCGAACCCTGCCGCCGCCGGACCCTCCGCTGAAGATCGTGGTGGCGCAGGTGACGCTGGACGCACCGATCACCAAGAGCACGCAGATGCACACGTTCGAGGAAACACCGCCGGAAGAACTCGAACCGGTCATCCGGGCGCAGCTCATCGAGGAGGTCGAACTCAGAGCGCAGCGCCTGTTGACGGACCAGTTGGCCGCGCAACCGGGATTCCGGGTCGTGCCATTCGGCGAGACCAGGCGTCTGGTCGGCAATCTCGGCGTTCGGCGGGAACGGCTCAGCGACGCGCAACTCCGTGCCCTTGCCGACGAGAGCGGGGCCAACCTCGTTGTTACGGGACGCATTCCGGATTACGGCGCCGTGCGCTGGCAGTACTGGGTGGGAGGTTGGGCGATGACGGCCACTGCTCATCTCATGATCGTCGGGTTCGCCTCAGGCTGGAACCCGGCCGTCGTGGGCGGCTTCATGGCGCTCGATCTGTCCACGGATCTGCCCTTTTGGTGGGGCGGGGCGTATGCCTTCGGCTGGGGACTTCGGCCCGTTCGGGTCCAAGTCGAGGCCGTGCAGACAGGGCCCTGTGGCGGACCGCTTTGGAAGACACAGACCGTCATGGTCCTGATTCCCGGGAAGACGCTCGCCGTGTTTCCTCCTGAAGAGCGACGGCGGAAAGAGGTCCAGCTTGGGGTCAATCTGGAGCGCGCCATTCGAGACATTGCGGATGCAGCGGGCCAGTCGCTCAGACTGAAGCCATGTGGGCCAGAACCGGAATCCGGAGACACACAGCGATGAGCAGGTAGTGGAAAGCTAAAGGAGACCGCCATGCACGAACCAATGATGGGGCTTTGGGGCTGGGTCGGTTATGCTGCGATGGTTCTGTTCTTGTCGGCGGGGGCGATCGCGGTGATGTTGTGGGTCAAGTCCTGGTTGGAAAGGGGACTAGGGTCAGCCTCTCGCGAGCCGGAATCGGCCTTGGAGATATTGAAAAAGCGCTACGCCCGTGGGGAGATCAGCAAGGAA
Coding sequences within it:
- a CDS encoding SHOCT domain-containing protein; the protein is MHEPMMGLWGWVGYAAMVLFLSAGAIAVMLWVKSWLERGLGSASREPESALEILKKRYARGEISKEEFDEKRKDLL